The following proteins are encoded in a genomic region of Arachis ipaensis cultivar K30076 chromosome B02, Araip1.1, whole genome shotgun sequence:
- the LOC107624902 gene encoding protein LONGIFOLIA 1-like encodes MTSTIVREQNLDKHIHKQMGCMAGFLNIFDRHQILAGKRISSAKRLPPPQPDSSPEPENHVASPARPATPSPERVKQSPAREHTVSTVTTLPVLEFKEGTRSTWKFSREAPRLSLDSRTRTSSPSLSLSPNLNPDDRGEKLSSEIQLQRRSTSVVARLMGLESLPGPDSDSGPNKKPELRRSASESRASRDLNRFFDAANSNGFQLNLKQVQQRQQYTQPQGIVSEGLNNNAGSDPVEQGARNNNNAKGEKNYNNNARNRGVVTMVQKKSFFDSADFFPEVPKRSVSIYGEIERRLRMRGIDEPSKDLETLKHILEALQLKGLLHSKNHANRSNGNNNYNHNHNHMNFVLDGGRTKNDSPIVVIKPVRSNRTGRTGSQSPPNSSVRSSPRARRNERQPEVDRRSRNARSPPVCRSPNRRNVAPNAAENHHHSRVYYNDGFDSRKVSPVQSPRVNSRRTTPVHSPRMRKPIDQKDEKVLTVAEDESSTVSESSFSTSSHTDTERYRLEEYKEGRNLLDRCDKLLNSIAEMTASNELQPSPVSVLDSSFYRDEWCLPSPITKRCIDYKDQAAESEDDMWSAAFCSSEAKSEDATEDNDFSYVSEILKACTYLLENGDVFALLEKQQILKGKDTSKASTIQRRLVFDTVRDILSRHRRLPPWKAAFGGDERQRVWSEFRRIRGDREEEEEWSEKDMFEVICGVLRKDMAEDVEGWGEWTVEIGDMVLDIERLVFKDLIGETIRELATCASSQRNRVFALRRKLVF; translated from the exons ATGACGAGTACCATAGTGAGAGAACAGAACCTGGACAAGCACATTCACAAGCAAATGGGGTGCATGGCTGGCTTCCTTAACATCTTCGACCGCCACCAGATTCTCGCCGGAAAACGCATCTCCTCCGCCAAACGCCTCCCTCCTCCG CAACCGGATTCCTCGCCAGAGCCGGAGAACCACGTGGCTTCACCGGCGCGTCCAGCAACGCCATCACCGGAGCGCGTGAAACAGAGTCCAGCGAGAGAGCACACAGTTTCGACGGTTACTACTCTGCCGGTTCTAGAATTCAAGGAAGGGACGAGGTCCACGTGGAAGTTCTCAAGGGAGGCTCCGAGGCTCTCATTGGACAGCAGGACCCGAACCAGCTCCCCGAGCCTTAGCCTCTCCCCGAACCTCAATCCAGACGACCGAGGCGAGAAACTGTCTTCAGAGATACAGTTACAGCGCCGTTCCACCAGCGTCGTCGCGAGGCTCATGGGCCTGGAGTCCTTACCGGGTCCAGACTCGGATTCAGGGCCCAATAAGAAACCTGAGCTCCGAAGATCCGCTTCCGAGTCCAGAGCCTCCAGAGATCTCAACCGATTCTTCGACGCCGCTAACAGCAACGGTTTTCAGCTGAACCTCAAGCAGGTGCAGCAACGGCAACAGTACACTCAACCGCAGGGGATTGTTTCCGAGGGTCTGAACAACAATGCAGGTTCAGATCCGGTGGAGCAGGGTGCACGGAACAACAACAACGCGAAGGGAGAGAAGAACtataacaacaatgcaaggaacaGGGGAGTGGTTACGATGGTGCAGAAGAAGAGCTTCTTTGACTCCGCGGATTTCTTTCCTGAGGTACCGAAACGCAGCGTTTCGATCTACGGCGAGATCGAGAGGAGGCTGAGGATGCGAGGAATCGACGAGCCTTCGAAGGATCTAGAAACTCTGAAACATATCTTGGAGGCTTTGCAGCTTAAAGGACTCTTGCATTCGAAGAATCACGCAAATCGGAGTAACGGTAACAACAACTATAATCACAATCACAATCACATGAACTTCGTTCTAGATGGCGGAAGAACGAAGAACGATTCTCCTATTGTTGTGATTAAACCGGTTCGATCCAACCGAACCGGAAGAACTGGTAGCCAGTCTCCTCCGAATTCAAGCGTCCGGTCTAGTCCGAGGGCTCGCCGGAACGAACGTCAGCCGGAGGTTGACCGGAGAAGTAGAAACGCGAGATCGCCGCCGGTTTGCAGGAGTCCGAACCGGAGGAATGTAGCGCCGAACGCGGCGGAGAATCATCACCACAGTAGAGTGTATTATAACGACGGGTTTGATTCGAGAAAGGTGTCTCCGGTTCAGTCGCCGAGAGTAAACTCGAGAAGAACCACACCGGTTCATTCTCCGAGAATGAGAAAACCGATTGATCAGAAGGACGAGAAGGTGTTGACTGTGGCAGAGGATGAATCTTCCACAGTTTCAGAGAGTAGCTTCAGCACTTCCTCGCATACAGACACAGAG AGGTACAGATTGGAAGAGTACAAAGAAGGGAGGAATTTACTGGACAGGTGTGACAAGTTGCTGAACAGCATAGCGGAAATGACGGCCTCGAACGAGTTGCAACCCAGTCCCGTATCGGTTCTTGACTCGTCCTTCTACAGGGACGAGTGGTGTTTACCTTCCCCAATCACAAAACGCTGCATTGATTACAAAG ATCAAGCGGCGGAGTCGGAAGATGATATGTGGAGTGCGGCATTTTGCAGCAGCGAAGCCAAGTCGGAGGATGCAACAGAGGACAACGACTTCTCTTACGTGTCAGAAATCCTGAAGGCATGCACTTACCTACTCGAGAACGGCGACGTTTTCGCTTTATTAGAGAAGCAGCAGATTCTAAAGGGAAAAGACACCTCAAAGGCCTCAACAATTCAGAGGCGGTTAGTGTTCGACACGGTCCGTGATATCTTGTCCCGGCATCGTCGGCTTCCGCCATGGAAGGCGGCGTTCGGTGGCGATGAGAGGCAGAGGGTATGGTCCGAGTTTAGGAGAATACGAGGAGAtagggaggaggaggaggagtggTCGGAGAAGGACATGTTTGAGGTTATATGCGGGGTTTTGAGGAAGGACATGGCGGAGGATGTTGAGGGTTGGGGGGAATGGACGGTGGAGATTGGAGATATGGTGCTGGACATCGAACGGCTCGTGTTCAAGGACCTGATTGGCGAGACCATACGAGAGTTAGCCACGTGTGCTTCCTCCCAACGTAACAGAGTTTTTGCGCTTCGTAGGAAGCTCGTCTTTTGA